From Acinetobacter sp. ASP199, the proteins below share one genomic window:
- a CDS encoding Rne/Rng family ribonuclease: MKRMLINATHAEEIRVALVTGQRLYDFDLENRTREQKKSNIYKGHVTRVEPSLEAVFVEYGAGRQGFLSMREIANTYYKADPRQTSNIRELITEGTELLVQVEKEERGNKGAALSTFISLAGRYLVLMPNNPKGGGISRQISGSVREELKEMLASLNVPRGMSVIVRTAGIGRSQEELQLDLQHLMDLWAQIQSTASSGPSPMLVHQEAGVVTRAIRDYLRDDVAEILIDSEQAYNEAYNFVKAVMPRQLDKLKTYTLNEPLFAHFGIESQIQTAYEREVKLPSGGSIVIDQTEALVSIDINSAKSTRGQDVEDTALNTNLEAAEEIARQLRLRDIGGLVVIDFIDMTKDRNQRMVEAKLREATQSDRARIQFGQLSRFGLMEMSRQRLRPSLEEATGYVCPRCHGTGMVRDLRSLSLSIMRKVEEIALRERHGEVQVEVPVEIAAFLLNEKRHSLVYLEQTSNTRVTVLPHPHLETPHYEISYNPEGFAPTSYERTEATRSSEKELGYEASEWHLEEEQHAHAAAPVPAQQQNNSRNNKRRNNQNQNQNAQQATVAQQAPAQVAAPVQASTSPCAWLENLFVQKQAATVDQSRTANNAAAAIEQMINGGAVSRGQFGQVAAPVAQQAPQHVPQQAAASSNAYLAPSTVAHKPERDQAEKAEREEKSQRSNKKQRNNKHKEQREPQQHDNAQQQVHEEVVQLSRQEQRQEQREQKRKNPRHQQEHNQDAQAEQQNAVPRRDRRNQQRPERPNRHRDQSVLNEQAAAPQAPAVVEAPATNEQQVRVELIDAPRQEVTPTAMVVNIDQGQSDIVALNSTAPVVAAPAETAPEKAPAVATMAAELEEKTEATDLTEAPAPAAALEQVAPKAEKSRASNDPRQRRRERRAAQGQQAQATQLRPSQVPTLGQYTVGSLIRHVYGEDCSVLIEQFGLMATFNRALDKFTQQYNETVVLAVTAEKKPVTRDVEVSKAQPEPEPAPVLDLTPPKPVSDKRVANDPRERRRLAKLAAEQALVQVKQAAQTEENSATLASEAQTTAPETPVAEVEVPQAETPVAHAEPVVAEQTETVPAATEAPAAPETATATEEVAPVAENTAEATEVKVETVEAEAEKAEKSPARPRRPRGRPPKKANTATES, encoded by the coding sequence ATGAAACGTATGTTGATTAATGCAACACATGCCGAAGAAATTCGCGTTGCACTTGTCACTGGTCAGCGTCTTTACGATTTCGATTTAGAGAATCGTACCCGTGAACAAAAGAAATCTAATATCTATAAAGGTCACGTGACTCGCGTAGAACCTTCTTTAGAAGCTGTATTCGTTGAATACGGTGCGGGTCGTCAAGGTTTCTTGTCGATGCGTGAAATTGCCAATACTTATTACAAAGCAGATCCTCGCCAGACTTCAAATATCCGCGAACTGATCACTGAAGGCACCGAGCTTTTGGTTCAGGTGGAAAAAGAAGAACGTGGCAATAAAGGTGCTGCCCTTTCTACTTTCATCTCTCTTGCTGGCCGTTATTTGGTATTGATGCCAAATAATCCGAAAGGTGGTGGTATTAGCCGTCAGATTTCTGGTTCAGTGCGTGAAGAACTGAAAGAAATGCTGGCATCTTTAAATGTACCACGTGGCATGAGCGTGATCGTTCGTACCGCAGGGATTGGCCGTTCTCAAGAAGAACTGCAACTTGACCTACAACATTTGATGGATCTTTGGGCGCAAATCCAAAGCACTGCAAGCTCTGGTCCATCACCAATGCTGGTTCATCAAGAAGCAGGCGTGGTGACTCGTGCGATCCGTGATTATTTACGTGATGATGTTGCTGAAATCCTGATTGACTCAGAGCAAGCGTATAACGAAGCGTATAACTTCGTAAAAGCGGTGATGCCACGTCAGTTAGACAAGCTGAAAACCTATACACTAAATGAGCCTTTATTTGCTCACTTCGGTATCGAAAGCCAGATCCAAACGGCTTATGAGCGCGAAGTCAAACTTCCTTCAGGGGGTTCAATCGTAATTGACCAGACTGAAGCATTGGTTTCAATCGACATTAACTCGGCAAAATCGACTCGTGGTCAGGACGTTGAAGATACAGCGTTAAATACCAACCTTGAAGCTGCTGAAGAAATTGCACGCCAGTTACGTTTACGTGATATTGGTGGCTTAGTCGTGATCGACTTTATCGACATGACCAAAGACCGCAACCAGCGTATGGTTGAAGCGAAACTGCGTGAAGCAACACAAAGTGACCGTGCACGTATCCAGTTTGGTCAACTTTCACGTTTTGGCCTGATGGAAATGAGCCGTCAACGTCTGCGTCCTTCTTTAGAAGAAGCGACTGGCTATGTATGCCCACGCTGTCATGGCACAGGTATGGTACGTGATCTTCGCTCGCTATCACTTTCAATTATGCGTAAAGTGGAAGAGATTGCCCTGCGTGAACGACATGGTGAAGTTCAGGTTGAAGTACCGGTTGAGATCGCAGCATTCTTGTTGAATGAAAAGCGTCACAGCCTGGTTTACCTGGAACAGACTTCAAATACACGTGTGACTGTATTGCCACACCCACACCTGGAAACACCGCATTACGAGATTTCTTATAATCCTGAAGGTTTTGCACCAACGAGCTATGAACGTACTGAAGCAACACGTTCAAGCGAAAAAGAACTGGGTTATGAAGCATCTGAATGGCATTTAGAAGAAGAGCAGCATGCACATGCTGCCGCACCAGTGCCTGCTCAGCAACAAAACAACAGCAGAAACAATAAACGCCGCAATAATCAAAATCAAAACCAGAATGCACAGCAAGCAACGGTTGCTCAACAAGCGCCTGCGCAAGTTGCTGCCCCTGTTCAAGCATCGACAAGCCCATGTGCATGGTTAGAAAACCTGTTTGTACAAAAACAGGCTGCGACTGTTGATCAATCACGTACTGCAAACAATGCAGCTGCTGCGATTGAACAAATGATCAATGGCGGTGCAGTGAGCCGTGGTCAATTCGGTCAGGTTGCTGCGCCTGTTGCACAGCAAGCACCGCAACATGTACCACAGCAAGCTGCTGCAAGCAGCAATGCTTATCTTGCACCATCAACTGTGGCGCACAAACCAGAGCGTGATCAGGCTGAAAAAGCTGAACGTGAAGAAAAATCACAACGCAGCAATAAAAAACAGCGCAATAACAAGCATAAAGAGCAACGCGAGCCACAACAACATGACAATGCACAGCAGCAAGTGCATGAAGAAGTGGTTCAATTGTCTCGTCAGGAACAGCGTCAAGAACAACGTGAGCAAAAGCGCAAGAACCCGCGCCATCAGCAGGAGCACAACCAGGATGCTCAAGCTGAACAGCAAAATGCTGTACCACGTCGTGACCGTCGCAACCAGCAACGTCCAGAACGCCCAAATCGCCACCGCGATCAAAGTGTACTGAATGAACAGGCTGCTGCACCTCAGGCACCTGCTGTTGTTGAAGCACCTGCTACAAATGAGCAGCAAGTCCGTGTAGAACTGATTGATGCACCGCGTCAGGAAGTGACCCCAACAGCCATGGTTGTGAATATCGATCAAGGCCAAAGTGACATTGTGGCACTGAACAGTACTGCACCTGTGGTTGCTGCTCCTGCTGAAACTGCACCTGAAAAGGCGCCAGCTGTAGCAACGATGGCAGCAGAACTGGAAGAGAAAACTGAAGCGACCGATCTGACTGAAGCACCTGCTCCAGCAGCAGCGCTTGAGCAAGTAGCTCCGAAGGCTGAAAAATCTCGTGCCAGCAATGACCCACGTCAACGTCGTCGTGAGCGTCGTGCTGCACAAGGTCAGCAGGCCCAAGCCACTCAGCTTCGTCCTTCACAAGTACCAACACTTGGTCAGTACACTGTAGGCAGCCTGATCCGTCATGTGTACGGTGAAGATTGTTCAGTACTGATTGAACAGTTTGGTCTGATGGCAACCTTTAACCGCGCGCTGGACAAGTTCACTCAGCAATACAACGAAACTGTTGTTTTGGCTGTGACTGCCGAGAAAAAGCCGGTGACACGTGATGTGGAAGTGAGCAAGGCTCAGCCAGAACCAGAACCCGCTCCGGTACTAGATCTGACGCCACCAAAACCTGTGTCAGACAAGCGTGTTGCTAACGATCCGCGTGAACGTCGTCGTTTAGCAAAACTTGCTGCGGAACAGGCACTGGTACAAGTAAAACAGGCAGCTCAGACTGAAGAAAACTCTGCTACGCTAGCAAGTGAAGCTCAAACGACTGCACCTGAAACACCTGTTGCTGAAGTAGAAGTGCCACAAGCAGAAACTCCTGTAGCCCATGCTGAACCAGTAGTTGCAGAACAGACTGAAACTGTTCCGGCGGCGACTGAAGCACCAGCGGCTCCAGAAACAGCTACAGCGACCGAAGAAGTAGCCCCAGTAGCTGAAAATACTGCTGAAGCAACCGAAGTTAAAGTTGAAACAGTGGAAGCGGAAGCTGAAAAGGCAGAGAAATCTCCTGCCCGTCCACGTCGCCCACGTGGCCGTCCACCGAAAAAAGCCAATACTGCAACTGAGTCATAA
- a CDS encoding RluA family pseudouridine synthase, translating to MNSTQQWQNVTWFEVDEHQDGQRIDNFLFTRLKGVPKSRIYRLIREGQVRVNKKRIKAETKLAIGDQIRVAPIRYEQKDESAAPVSDKVAQGLLARVIYEDEGLMVVNKPSGIAVHGGSGVAYGLIEGLRAATGKKYLELIHRIDRDTSGLVMISKKRSVLKTLQDLLREHKIKKTYAAVVKGQVSLDKQLIDAPLHRYELSNGERRVRVSKEGKDSKTQWNVAERFMHATLVYASPLSGRTHQIRVHGLSIGHPLVGDEKYGHETEYRGPKPRRLCLHAMRLEIPGYPVIEAPLPEDMQSLVAQLRAQKADKVVASEVDDE from the coding sequence ATGAATTCTACGCAACAATGGCAAAACGTCACGTGGTTTGAGGTGGATGAACACCAAGATGGACAGCGAATCGATAATTTCCTGTTCACTCGTCTGAAAGGTGTACCAAAAAGCCGCATCTATCGTTTGATCCGTGAAGGCCAGGTTCGCGTGAATAAAAAACGAATTAAGGCAGAAACTAAACTGGCGATTGGTGATCAAATCCGTGTGGCACCAATACGTTATGAACAAAAAGATGAATCTGCTGCACCGGTTTCTGATAAGGTCGCTCAAGGTCTGTTGGCACGTGTAATTTATGAAGATGAAGGCTTGATGGTGGTGAATAAACCATCGGGTATTGCTGTGCATGGAGGGAGTGGTGTGGCCTATGGCCTGATCGAAGGTCTGCGTGCTGCAACGGGTAAAAAATACTTGGAACTGATCCACCGGATTGACCGTGACACTTCGGGTCTGGTGATGATCTCGAAAAAACGTAGTGTGCTTAAAACTCTGCAAGATTTATTACGTGAACATAAAATTAAAAAAACTTATGCAGCAGTCGTAAAAGGGCAAGTAAGTCTGGATAAGCAATTAATTGATGCACCTTTACACCGTTATGAACTATCTAATGGTGAACGTCGTGTCCGTGTCTCTAAAGAAGGTAAGGATTCGAAAACCCAGTGGAACGTAGCAGAGCGTTTTATGCATGCCACACTGGTATATGCCTCTCCGCTTTCCGGACGTACCCATCAGATTCGTGTGCATGGTCTAAGTATCGGTCATCCACTGGTTGGCGATGAAAAGTATGGGCATGAAACTGAATATCGTGGACCAAAACCACGCCGTTTGTGCCTACATGCCATGCGTCTGGAAATTCCGGGTTATCCTGTGATTGAAGCACCATTACCTGAAGATATGCAGAGTCTGGTGGCGCAGTTAAGAGCGCAGAAGGCGGATAAAGTGGTCGCGTCAGAAGTGGACGACGAGTAA
- a CDS encoding HAD-IA family hydrolase yields MNSPVKLVIFDWDGTLFDSVGQIVASLQFAAQQFQQPLTDADAKSIIGLGLPEVAQRLFPAVPELHADILQVYSDHYVENSVEDAWFEGVAEMLYALKDQGIKLAVATGKSRKGLDRVLKQTKSLELFHATRAASETKSKPDPLMLAEILAETGVHAHEAIMVGDTSYDLEMALNIAMPSVGVTYGVHTLETLAQFNPLSIVNDVSSLHEFLLAKVQWKEAI; encoded by the coding sequence ATGAATTCACCTGTAAAACTGGTCATTTTTGATTGGGATGGCACTTTATTTGATTCAGTGGGTCAAATCGTGGCAAGCCTGCAGTTTGCAGCACAACAGTTTCAGCAACCACTAACCGATGCAGATGCCAAAAGCATTATTGGCTTAGGTCTGCCGGAAGTTGCGCAGAGACTATTCCCAGCTGTGCCAGAATTGCATGCGGATATTCTGCAAGTCTATTCAGATCATTATGTAGAAAATTCTGTTGAGGATGCCTGGTTTGAGGGGGTGGCTGAGATGCTCTACGCATTAAAAGATCAAGGGATCAAACTGGCTGTTGCAACTGGTAAAAGCCGTAAAGGATTGGACCGTGTATTAAAGCAAACGAAGAGTCTGGAACTATTTCATGCGACTCGTGCTGCCAGTGAAACCAAATCTAAGCCAGATCCTTTAATGTTGGCTGAAATCCTGGCAGAAACTGGTGTACATGCTCATGAAGCGATTATGGTCGGTGATACGTCTTATGATCTGGAAATGGCGCTGAATATTGCGATGCCAAGTGTAGGCGTAACCTACGGGGTGCATACATTAGAGACTTTAGCGCAGTTTAATCCATTGTCGATTGTGAATGATGTCAGCAGTTTACATGAGTTTTTATTGGCTAAAGTCCAATGGAAGGAAGCGATTTAA
- a CDS encoding fumarylacetoacetate hydrolase family protein, whose translation MSNSAVVESVAQALRSAELSKTAIAPIRPELGGESADVDIAYAVQEVNTERALSEGRRLVGRKIGLTSKVVQAQLGVDQPDFGMLFADMAYGDGEAIPAGLLIQPKVEAEIAFVIKQDLTKEKHTYADIISATDYALPAVEVVDSRIENWKISLIDTVADNASSAAFVLGSQPVKLENLDLVNCKMVMTRGEEVVSQGVGKACLANPMNAAVWLADEMVRRGRPLLAGDIILTGALGPMVVANPGDEFKVEIEGFGSVTAAFAAE comes from the coding sequence ATGTCGAATTCTGCTGTTGTTGAATCAGTTGCACAAGCCCTCCGTAGCGCTGAATTATCAAAAACTGCGATCGCACCGATTCGCCCAGAACTTGGTGGTGAAAGTGCTGACGTAGATATCGCTTATGCCGTTCAAGAAGTGAACACAGAGCGTGCATTGTCTGAAGGTCGCCGTTTGGTTGGCCGTAAAATTGGTTTGACATCTAAAGTTGTTCAAGCACAGCTTGGCGTAGATCAGCCTGACTTCGGTATGTTGTTTGCTGATATGGCGTATGGCGACGGTGAAGCGATTCCAGCAGGTTTACTCATTCAACCGAAAGTTGAAGCTGAAATTGCATTTGTGATCAAACAAGATTTGACCAAAGAAAAACACACTTATGCAGACATTATCAGTGCAACTGACTATGCACTTCCTGCAGTAGAAGTGGTCGATAGCCGTATCGAAAACTGGAAAATCAGCTTGATCGACACAGTTGCAGATAACGCATCTTCAGCTGCATTCGTTTTAGGTTCTCAACCTGTAAAACTTGAAAACCTTGATCTTGTGAACTGCAAAATGGTCATGACACGCGGTGAAGAAGTTGTGTCTCAAGGTGTGGGTAAAGCATGTCTAGCAAACCCGATGAATGCTGCGGTTTGGCTTGCAGATGAAATGGTACGCCGTGGTCGTCCATTGCTTGCAGGCGACATCATTTTAACAGGTGCGCTAGGTCCAATGGTTGTGGCAAACCCAGGCGATGAATTCAAAGTTGAAATTGAAGGCTTCGGTTCTGTAACAGCTGCTTTCGCTGCTGAATAA
- a CDS encoding acetaldehyde dehydrogenase (acetylating), with amino-acid sequence MKKIKCAMIGPGNIGTDLLYKLQRSEWLEPVWMVGIDPTSEGLARAAKMGLKTTAEGVDGLLPHVIEDDIKIAFDATSAYVHAENSRKLNELGVLMIDLTPAAIGPFCVPPVNLEALLEQGEVPNVNMVTCGGQATIPMVAAISRVQPVEYGEIIATVSTKSVGPGTRKNIDEFTRTTAGAIEQVGGAKQGKAIIIINPAEPPLMMRDTVHCLVEGEPDQAAITESVHAMIKEVQKYVPGYKLVNGPVFDGNRVSIFLEVEGLGDFLPKYAGNLDIMTAAAARTAEMFAERVLNAAEA; translated from the coding sequence ATGAAAAAGATTAAATGTGCAATGATCGGTCCAGGTAACATCGGTACTGATTTGCTATACAAATTGCAACGTAGCGAATGGTTAGAGCCAGTATGGATGGTGGGTATTGACCCAACGTCTGAAGGTCTTGCTCGTGCAGCAAAAATGGGTTTAAAAACCACTGCTGAAGGTGTAGATGGTCTTCTTCCTCACGTAATCGAAGATGACATCAAAATTGCATTCGATGCAACTTCTGCATACGTTCACGCAGAAAACAGCCGTAAGTTAAATGAACTTGGCGTGTTAATGATTGATTTAACACCTGCTGCAATTGGTCCATTCTGCGTACCGCCTGTAAACCTTGAAGCTTTGCTTGAACAAGGTGAAGTACCAAACGTAAACATGGTGACATGTGGTGGTCAAGCGACTATTCCTATGGTGGCTGCAATTTCACGTGTTCAACCAGTTGAATATGGCGAAATCATTGCAACGGTATCGACTAAATCAGTTGGTCCAGGTACACGTAAAAACATCGACGAATTCACACGTACAACTGCAGGCGCAATTGAACAAGTGGGTGGCGCGAAACAAGGTAAAGCAATCATCATTATTAACCCGGCTGAGCCACCGTTAATGATGCGTGATACTGTTCACTGTCTAGTTGAAGGTGAGCCGGATCAAGCAGCGATTACTGAATCTGTTCACGCGATGATCAAAGAAGTTCAAAAATATGTACCAGGTTACAAACTTGTGAATGGTCCAGTATTTGATGGTAACCGTGTTTCTATCTTCCTAGAAGTAGAAGGTTTGGGTGACTTCTTGCCTAAATATGCAGGTAACCTAGACATTATGACTGCGGCAGCTGCACGTACAGCAGAAATGTTTGCAGAACGTGTTTTAAACGCAGCTGAAGCTTAA
- the dmpG gene encoding 4-hydroxy-2-oxovalerate aldolase: MSKIIINDMTLRDGMHPMRHQTTPEQMVAIATALDDAGVPLIEVTHGDGLGGNSVNYGFAAATDEEYLTAVIPNLKQAKVSALLLPGIGTVDHLKMAHEVGVSTIRVATHSTEADVSEQHITAARKLGMDTVGFLMMAHMASPEKLLEEAQKMVSYGANCVYVTDSAGYMLPQDVTDRVALLRENLGSDIEIGFHGHHNLGMGVANSVSAVQAGATRVDLASAGLGAGAGNTPLELFVAVANRMQLETGVDLFKVQDVAEDLIIPMMTHQIRADRDAATLGYAGVYSSFLLFAKRAEAKYGVSAREILMELGRRGTVGGQEDMIEDLALTMAKARELQA, translated from the coding sequence ATGTCTAAAATTATTATTAATGATATGACTTTACGTGATGGTATGCATCCAATGCGCCATCAAACTACACCTGAGCAAATGGTTGCGATTGCAACTGCACTTGATGACGCGGGTGTACCGTTAATCGAAGTGACTCATGGTGATGGTCTTGGCGGTAACTCTGTAAACTACGGTTTTGCAGCAGCAACTGATGAAGAATACCTGACAGCTGTTATTCCAAACCTTAAACAAGCAAAAGTATCTGCACTTTTACTTCCTGGTATTGGTACGGTTGATCATTTGAAAATGGCACATGAGGTTGGTGTATCAACGATTCGTGTTGCAACACACTCAACTGAAGCAGATGTATCTGAACAGCATATTACTGCTGCACGTAAATTGGGTATGGACACTGTGGGCTTCTTGATGATGGCGCACATGGCTTCTCCAGAAAAATTGCTTGAAGAAGCACAAAAAATGGTGTCATACGGTGCAAACTGTGTGTATGTGACTGACTCTGCAGGTTACATGCTGCCACAAGACGTGACTGATCGCGTTGCACTTTTACGTGAAAACCTTGGTTCTGATATCGAAATCGGTTTCCACGGTCACCACAACCTAGGCATGGGTGTTGCGAACTCTGTTTCTGCAGTACAAGCAGGTGCGACCCGTGTTGACTTGGCATCTGCTGGTCTTGGTGCTGGTGCGGGTAACACGCCACTTGAATTGTTTGTGGCGGTTGCTAACCGTATGCAACTTGAAACAGGTGTAGACTTGTTTAAAGTCCAAGACGTTGCGGAAGATCTGATCATTCCAATGATGACACATCAGATCCGTGCAGACCGTGATGCGGCAACTTTAGGTTATGCAGGTGTTTACTCTTCATTCCTATTATTCGCGAAACGTGCTGAAGCGAAATATGGCGTATCTGCGCGTGAAATCCTGATGGAACTGGGTCGCCGTGGTACGGTTGGCGGTCAAGAAGACATGATCGAAGATTTGGCATTAACAATGGCGAAAGCGCGTGAGCTTCAAGCTTAA
- a CDS encoding OprD family outer membrane porin has product MRRHNLWIAIIAATATLGTTAAQADFIDDSNVQLKFKNFYLERNYDNESEKNYGNWTQAVTLDAKSGYHDIGGGVQVGADLLAQYAVGLKSPDNVNDIHMPYSNKDKKTERDNAKLGATLKVKVSETELKVGDLLPMSPVLFFDPSRQLLTTYSGAWLESKDIKDTKLTLAYIDGINARYDNQYQDLTLFPQNDFAKAEAAGLSTDDGMYIVGIDHQFTPKIGGSYWYADVTNIYQQHYAAVNYKTTLAEKTKLDTHVRYFDNSESGDKLYGNIDNQAVSAGAKINNGMHTVQLGYQQMFGDMGGAGMFPTLGGWVPQPYLDNWSVASFIRKDERSWSLGYTYNFADAGVPGLTATVRHFRGDNIHGLKDKAGNAIAEGKENENNVIVNYVVPEGKLKGLGFNYMFIDTNYNFGNDLQEHRVATTYTYKF; this is encoded by the coding sequence ATGCGTCGTCATAATTTATGGATAGCAATCATTGCTGCAACAGCGACTTTAGGAACAACAGCTGCTCAAGCTGATTTTATTGACGATAGTAATGTTCAATTAAAATTTAAGAATTTTTATTTAGAACGTAATTATGATAATGAATCTGAAAAAAACTATGGTAACTGGACTCAAGCTGTAACTTTAGATGCTAAGTCTGGTTATCACGATATTGGTGGTGGGGTTCAGGTAGGGGCTGATCTATTAGCACAATATGCTGTAGGTTTGAAATCTCCTGATAATGTGAATGATATTCACATGCCATATAGCAACAAAGATAAGAAGACTGAGCGTGATAATGCCAAGTTGGGTGCAACCTTAAAAGTTAAAGTATCTGAAACTGAGTTGAAGGTTGGTGATCTTTTACCAATGTCACCTGTATTGTTCTTCGATCCATCTCGTCAACTACTGACTACTTATAGTGGTGCATGGTTAGAGTCTAAGGACATTAAAGACACTAAACTGACTTTAGCGTATATCGATGGCATCAATGCCCGTTATGACAATCAGTATCAGGATTTAACTCTTTTCCCGCAAAATGATTTTGCCAAAGCTGAAGCTGCTGGCCTATCAACTGATGACGGTATGTATATTGTTGGAATCGACCATCAATTCACACCAAAAATTGGAGGTAGTTACTGGTATGCCGATGTTACCAACATCTACCAACAACACTATGCAGCTGTAAACTACAAAACGACTTTGGCTGAAAAAACCAAGCTCGATACGCATGTCCGCTATTTTGACAACAGCGAATCTGGCGACAAATTATATGGCAACATCGACAACCAGGCAGTATCTGCTGGCGCAAAAATCAACAATGGTATGCATACGGTACAGCTAGGTTACCAGCAAATGTTTGGTGATATGGGCGGGGCAGGTATGTTCCCAACGTTGGGTGGATGGGTGCCACAGCCTTATCTAGACAACTGGTCGGTGGCAAGTTTCATTCGTAAAGATGAGCGTTCGTGGAGCCTAGGTTATACCTATAACTTTGCTGATGCAGGGGTGCCTGGCTTAACTGCAACAGTACGCCATTTCCGTGGTGATAATATTCATGGATTGAAGGATAAGGCAGGTAATGCAATTGCCGAAGGTAAAGAGAATGAGAACAATGTGATCGTGAACTATGTGGTACCTGAAGGTAAGCTCAAAGGTTTAGGCTTCAATTACATGTTCATTGATACCAATTATAACTTTGGTAACGATCTTCAAGAACACCGTGTGGCAACCACATATACGTATAAATTCTAA
- a CDS encoding alpha/beta hydrolase produces MSTVQIPEYKTDPFFGLEDKWIETAEGELTHYHEIGEGTPILFLHGSGTGVSAAANWWLNLPAIGEQARCIAIDTIGYGQTVVAPGTAYGIRAWVDHAIRTLDALGIEKTWLVGNSLGGWLAFQLALDYPERVLGIVSMGTGGAKQTAALKAHANPVLTEEGIRKTLSMFVVNKDLITDELVKVRFDSAANDYASDRLMDVVGARDRDRFEFPLDFEKMKEITVPVLLIHGTQDVVIPVSRTWDILNIVPNADAHIFSQCGHWSQVEKADEFNTVIKNYLAVHGVK; encoded by the coding sequence ATGAGCACTGTTCAAATCCCTGAATATAAAACAGATCCATTCTTTGGCTTAGAAGACAAATGGATTGAAACTGCAGAAGGTGAGTTAACTCACTACCACGAAATTGGTGAAGGTACACCAATTCTATTCCTTCATGGTTCTGGTACTGGCGTATCTGCTGCTGCAAACTGGTGGTTGAACCTGCCTGCAATTGGTGAGCAAGCACGTTGTATCGCAATTGACACGATTGGTTATGGCCAAACTGTTGTTGCGCCAGGTACTGCTTACGGTATTCGTGCATGGGTAGACCACGCGATCCGTACTTTAGATGCGCTTGGCATCGAAAAAACATGGTTAGTAGGTAACTCACTTGGTGGTTGGTTGGCATTCCAATTGGCACTTGATTATCCAGAGCGTGTTTTGGGTATCGTATCTATGGGTACTGGTGGTGCGAAACAAACTGCTGCACTTAAAGCACATGCTAATCCTGTTTTAACTGAAGAAGGTATTCGTAAGACACTTTCTATGTTCGTTGTGAATAAAGATTTGATCACTGACGAATTGGTTAAAGTGCGTTTTGATTCAGCTGCAAACGATTATGCATCTGACCGTTTAATGGACGTTGTTGGCGCACGTGACCGTGACCGTTTCGAATTCCCGTTAGACTTCGAAAAAATGAAAGAAATTACTGTGCCAGTATTGTTGATTCACGGTACGCAAGACGTGGTAATTCCTGTGTCACGTACTTGGGATATTTTGAACATTGTTCCAAATGCTGATGCACACATTTTCAGCCAATGTGGTCACTGGTCTCAAGTTGAAAAAGCAGATGAGTTCAACACTGTGATCAAAAACTATCTAGCTGTACACGGCGTAAAATAA
- the hcaR gene encoding DNA-binding transcriptional regulator HcaR — MELRHLRYFITVAEELNFSKAALKLYTAQPSLSQQIKDLEEDVGVKLLNRTKRKVELTEEGAVFLEQARLTLAQADKAVAMARQVSQAKQQMLRISFVPVAEMKIFPYVLPNLRVQNPDLKIELLSLNNTEQMKLLKKGELDITFTRHNFNSDEIESQFVLREPLLFLLPKDHPLAKHERIPVKALNGIDFIIPSAEQSLTLHNSIMDFARSNNIEFNIVQKADNILFNINSIGMGLGCTILPGYIAPLTMNNTVIRPLDVELPYLDLYVSYRKDGNSVAVKKFLELLTRVFYLDINRDQ; from the coding sequence ATGGAATTACGACATCTTCGTTACTTTATTACCGTTGCTGAAGAACTGAACTTTAGCAAGGCGGCACTCAAGCTTTATACCGCACAACCCTCTTTAAGTCAGCAAATCAAAGACCTAGAGGAAGATGTGGGCGTAAAGCTACTCAACCGTACTAAGCGTAAAGTCGAACTCACCGAGGAAGGCGCAGTATTCCTTGAACAGGCTCGCCTGACGCTGGCTCAAGCAGATAAGGCGGTTGCTATGGCACGCCAGGTATCACAGGCTAAACAGCAGATGCTCCGCATTAGCTTTGTTCCTGTGGCAGAAATGAAAATCTTCCCTTACGTCCTGCCAAACTTACGTGTTCAAAATCCTGATCTCAAAATTGAGTTGCTGAGCTTAAATAACACTGAGCAAATGAAGCTACTCAAAAAAGGTGAACTCGATATTACCTTTACTCGCCACAATTTTAACAGCGATGAAATTGAAAGCCAGTTTGTACTACGTGAGCCTTTACTGTTCTTGCTTCCTAAAGATCACCCACTTGCGAAACACGAACGAATCCCTGTTAAAGCACTGAATGGTATTGATTTTATTATTCCATCAGCTGAGCAATCTTTAACATTACATAATAGTATTATGGATTTCGCTCGTAGCAATAACATCGAATTTAATATTGTGCAAAAAGCCGATAATATTTTATTTAACATTAACTCGATCGGGATGGGTTTGGGTTGTACCATTCTACCCGGCTATATCGCGCCACTGACCATGAACAATACGGTGATTCGCCCATTAGACGTTGAGCTACCTTATCTGGATCTGTATGTCAGCTACCGAAAAGATGGCAACTCGGTTGCGGTGAAAAAATTCCTTGAATTACTGACACGTGTATTCTATCTCGATATTAATCGCGATCAGTAA